A window of Ciconia boyciana chromosome 9, ASM3463844v1, whole genome shotgun sequence genomic DNA:
AATTATTTCAAGGTGTTTACTTTTGCCCTTTCCCTTGTTGGGCATTCAGCTGCTGGGGTAGAGGAAACCTCAAAATACCAGTGAGGAAGCCCTGTGTATTCAGCTCCACTGGAACAGCAAGGCCAGGTGACTTGGCATGATCTTTAAGggcagagaaacaaagagaagaggggggaaaagcgATTAAGTGGTACCCTTAGCAATCTAATAACCCTTGACATTGTCCTACAGAGGAGCAGCTAGCTGGGCATAAATCAGCTGCTGTGCTTAATGGACAAAAATACAGACCtactccatttcttttcttctcagggAAAATCCTTCATTAAAGACGCTCTGAAGTGTAAGGCTCATGCCTTGAGGCATAAATTCAGCTGCATCAGCCGTAAGTGCCCTGCCATTAAAGAGATGGTGTTCCAGTTACAGCGGGAGTGCTACCTGAAGCATgacctctgctctgctgccaagGAGAACGTCCAGGTCATTGTGGAGATGATTCACTTCAAAGACCTGCTGCAGCATGAGTAAGTGCCTCCGTGCTAGTGCAGTCAGAGGTGTGGGAGCTCCTTCCAGGAGCACGATGGTGCCAATGGGCTGTGCATCTGCCCGAGAGCTGTTTCACCTCCTTCTGGCCTTAAGCACGTCTTGTTTTCCCATGTACCAGACCAAGGCAGTGCTTTCTTTGCAGAGGCCCTCGAAGACTAGTTTGTTTATGAAGGGCTAGATCTGACTGTGGAAGGCAATTAAATGGGTTGAGGGTGGATCTGGCTGTCTCTTTGTCCTTTAGCAAATACAGTGTCAGTGTCTGCTGTTTCCAGAGGCATCTCACAATGCCTCTGTGCTTTCTGAGCTCAAAGGCACCGTTCCTGACCCCAGTATCTTGTTAAAGATGACAGCTAGAGGAGAACGGGGAAGAAGGTCTATGCAAAGTTGTCAGTAAGAtgataatttcttctttaaatacataCTTTCAAATGTCTTGTAGTTAATTGTCCCTGAAAGAGCTGCAGTCCCCCAGGTAATCTCCCATTCATCTTATTCCTTCCTAATCTcagatgctttttaataaaacatggaGGTGTACAAAATGAAGGCACAAGTCGGATTTTGAGGAGTTTATCCCTCTGACTGGGAACACAGCTGCCCTCCGAGGAATGGCAGGCACGAATCCCATTTGGAATTGATCAAAGCTGCTACATGACAGCAACAAACCAGGCACAAGCCGTTTGTATCAACTCTTTGTGCACAGATGCAAAAATTGGAGCCTGTTTTTCTTGCAGGTGAACATCTCGCTCCCAAACAAGAAGGCTGAGCCACAGCCTGGCAGCAGTCTTACCTTAGAGCATCTCCCTACCACGCCTGTATGCCTTCTTATCCCTAGCGGATATTAGCACAGAAATCCCAAATCCCAGTGATCATgacagatactttttttttttcccagaataatttcttctggACTTTTAGCCTTGCATTTTCATTGGTCTCCAAAGGAGCTGTGCCCCAATTCCCTTACTTTCTGTTGAAAACCACCCCCCTAATACTTAAGCTGCAGTTGCAGAGAGACGCTTTGATGCCAGTTTACTCTCAAATGCAGAATCGTTTGCTGTGGTTTGTACAAGCTGAACATGGTGACCTGAAAGCAAGGCCCTTTCCGTAGACATTCCTGAGGCTGGGATCAAAGGCATGGCTGGTGGCAGGTCTTGGCCTTGCCAGGGCCACTGGCTGTGCCCAGCGCGAAGGGCAGCATCCCACTGCctgagggagaggggaagcagCTCCATCCTGGACAGCAGCACCTCTCTGTGGGCACTGCTCAGGCTGTGTGTAGGCTATAAATTGGGTACTTGGTACCAGTTAACCCCCCCCCATCAtttggagatgagaagaactATGAAAGTCAAAGGCCTGTCCAAAGAGAAGTCAGTTATCCTTGTTTTACAAAGAGGCTAAAGCAGGAATGCTCAAAGGCAGCTGCTTATTTCTGGGGAGCTTAACTGGGGGGTTCTCAGTTTGAGAAGAGACGGCTCATTCAGCTGAACACCTATAATTTGCACGATCTCATTTAGAGCTTCCTACACTTCACTTTCAGCATCTCATAGAGTTGGAGCTTAGCTTTCCTATGCGGGACTCCCCAAATAGAAGCCAgccatcctcctcccctcccctaaATTTAGAGGCCATCTCTGAAGCTTTTGAACTAAGGAACTTGTTCAAGATCAATAGGCAAGTGTGgcaaagctggaaataaaatcaCGTCTGCTGACTTGCAGCCTTGTGCTCAGTTCAGGTACTATGGTCAGGccagctgaaatgcagaaagtaaAACAGTGAAGGAGAAATGGGCCAGTATTAATCCGCAGGGCTCTGGCAGACTCTGAATACCTGAAATATTTGGCAGCTGAGCCACTTTTTAGTCATACCAGCaacctttttcttccaaagattTTTGTAAAGGTTATGCCCAATTTCAacaactgatttctttttttcttttcttttttttttttttgcctcctgcTGGATCACTTTGTATGCGATGTACTCAGTTCTGTCATCttctattttacatttaaaacaaaaagtaagaGCAGAGCAGCAAGTGTCAGCTCTCAGACTTGTTCTCTGACTATTTTATTCTGACTGTTTTCTCCCGATGAGTGTTGAGGAACACGATCGGGGTGGTGAATTCTCCTCCTGAGTCAGCtgcggtggggtgggggtcaggcTGATTTGCTATGGTGGAAGTGGTGACAGGCCCTGGCAGATCGGTCGCTGCTGCATTccaagtaacttttttttaaacagcagaaacaatCCAAACATGGGAAATATTCTGAGATAGGGGAATAGGTGGCTCTCCAAGATTAGTCATTCAAAATGAGTTTAAGCAGTTGGGCAAAGTAAAATCAGGGTAGTGTCAGACACTGATCATAATCTGCTGGTTTTCCTCGTCTCTTCTGACTTGGTTCATGGGAAGAGATTTAGACTTGTCcacagccagcagagctggtggaCAGTGTGCCCAGAAGGtgcaccccccccgccccatacAACCACAACTGCTGACCCCAGGCAGTTCTCCACTGGCACTGTGGATGGTTCCTACCATGGAAGACTTTTAAGCACGTCCTTCTGGGCCTGCTAGCAGCTGAGCGGTTGTGTCAATAGACAACATCAATATTGGCCCACAAAACTTGTGACcacaactattttaaaatctctgcacTCAGTGACCCGTGGCTGAGGAAGCTGAAGTGCCAGCGCTCAGGCTGCGTTGTGCTGTGGGGGCACAGAGGGATGGGTGGGAAGCAGAAATGGTATTTGGCTCTGGCTCGTTTGGAGTCCTTGTTTGGCTGGGAAAAGGTATACACTGAAAGCTGTACTCAACTCTGTaaggaaattaaggaaaaaaaactttgtgTGGGAAGAAACAGTGCCACCAAAGTGGATTTTCATGTGTCTGAGCTCTGTGCAGTCAGATCCTGAGTCCAGATAGGATCTCGCTTGTGGTGTAGACCAACACCTGGTGCTTCAGGGAAAGGTAAAGATGAtgagaaaagccagaaaacGTCTAGTTGAGCATCTGTTGCTCTTTGCAGAGGTGAGGAAATGCCTCCCTCTTGCAGGCTAGTGATCGGTGTATGCTCTGTACCAGCCGTTCACCTGGAGATAGCAAGCTTTTTGATGAAGTTGATGGCTCTGGACGTGAGCAGGTTTCCTTTGTCTCGTATCCTGACTAATAAAGATGAAAGGGCATGGAAAGAGATAGAAGCAGAAGGTGTGAGATAGCAGTTCTTCCATTTGACAGCCCCACTTGCCAAGCGTGTAGACATCATATATTCCTCTGGTGGACATTACAGTTCTCCCAGAGCATCACTGGTGGGGGAGCAATCAAGGCAGATCCAGCACTTGAGTGAAGCTTCCTTTGACAGGATGGCATCATGTGCATTTCTTACAGCGATATGGCTGATTAGAATATAATATATTGCATAATAAACATGTGGTGCAGAATTGCTCTACAAAGCTGCCGAGTCAGTGGGTAGCAGGGGGCTAATGCTACTGAACTGTGCTGTGCACAAGGAGGGTAAGGCAGAGAGGCCATTACACTTGTTTACTGATAGATAACCCTTATACATTTTTTGACTCTCCTCTCACTGTTTCCTTTACCTCTAGGCCATATGTTGACCTAGTGAATATCCTGCTCACCTGTGGCGAGGAGGTGAAAAAGGCAATAACAAGAAGCGTCCAGGCCCAGTGTGAACAGAACTGGGGAAGTCTCTGCTCCATCCTGAGCTTCTGCACCTCGGCTGTGCATGGTGACGCCATCCTGGGTCCCGAGAAGAAGCCAGGTGaagccagcaaagctgctgctggccgCGGGGACATGCTGGCCCACTCCGACTCTGACCACAGGGAGAGCTCGCGAGCATCTAAGGGAGAGAGAGGTACTAAGGGCCACTTGAACGCCCATGCCCGGGTGAAGGCTGGGGGCCACGGTCCCAAAGGGGCACATGGGATCATGGACCGGGCAGACGAACTGTCCGACTTCTCTGACATCCGGAGGTGAAAAAAGGCACCAACTCCCCAttctccccatcctccccctccactgGAAACCTCCTCCATTGAGTCCCATCTTCCCATCTATGGACATTCCAAAGCATTTCCCATTCAGAGGTCAAGCACAGGGCATTGCAAGATATATATGGACCTCAGCAACAGTGTATATATTAGCAAAGGGAGAGCAGTGGCAATGGGTTATCGATCCAGCAAACTCGACACTTGAGCAGCCACCAAATGTGGCAAAATGTCTCCGACTAagttcttttccccttttttatgAAATGGACATCAGCTGAAATTTAGGATCTTGTTTGGGGGTTGTTCGTTGTTttaggggtttgtttttgttttgtttttttttttttttccttgctcccCTTGGCTGGGGAGAAGGTTCCAAGAGGGCTTTGTCAGATTGCATGTGGCCGCTTGTGGCTTAGCACCTCCGAAGGTTTAGGGCGCAGCCTTACAGCAGATGGCTGAATTCCAGGGGGATTTGGTTTCTGTCTGTGGCTGAGAATGCAAGAGCTCAAGGCTCTCTATGTGACGCTCTCAAATGAAATAGCTACCCCGTCTCTTGCACAGGAACCGTGCGGTCTGGAGCTCCACCGCTTTCTCTTAACTAACTTCTGAGCCATTGTTCCCATCTGGGTGATGCTGCCTAGTTCAAGTGCCCCCTGTTCGTTTTTTAACCACTGCATAACTTGACACTTGCTAATCCAGTCACTTCAGCATATCAAAGGCGAGTAGTCAGCTTCCAGACAAGGCAATGTGACTGTTAAGATGTGCACAGTATGGAGGACTCCCAAGAGTATGCTCATGGACCTCTAAAAACCCTGTGCATATTCTCTGCTTACACCTGCCCACTCAGTGATACAGGTCCTCAACCCTTATGGACAGCCCAAGCTTAAAAGGATGGACGTAAGCTCAGACAGCGAAGGACCCCATATACTTAGTTCTTTTGTAGGGGTGTGTTGAAGGCCCATCAGAAGTCTGTCTCTCCTTAGCAGTAGCATGGTGAGGTTTGCTGGGATGTGGAGCCCCACTCTAACCTGCCTGTCAGCTGTGATTTATCCAAATGCCAAAGATAAGGAGAGGGGGttgacttgttttttttaattgtcatgCAGATAATGACCACCAATCTCTGCAGAATGAGTTACTAAAGATGAAGAGTGTCAAGAGCTTATTGTCTCTAAGCAGTTTTAAGTGTGAATGAGGTGTTTGGACACATCTCTCCTACCCCCTATGCAATTGTAATTCTCAGGTTGCAGATCTGCAATCCTATATCCCCAGATATTGTACTGGAAATGGAGGTTACAGCATCCACGGGGACAGAAGGGTGAGCTCTTCAGTTTCCTCTAGAGAAAAAGCGACTTTTCTTAGAAAGTGGGAATCACACCAGGGATTTGAGCCTTCTCATTTAGAAAGTTTGGGAGGAAAGCTGTGGGGGCAGGAAGGCAGTTCAGTAGAGACAGAACGTACCCAGTGAACTAACGTACGTCTTGTCGCATGGTGGGAAGGAGCTGTATAAACAGTAGAGGGTGTTGGAATTTGGCTACCATTTCCAACTCAGATTTTAGTTACTGCTAAGTGAACGCAGCTCCTAATAGCTATATTCAGGATTTAATGCATGTATCCACCCGCAGAAGTTATAGGCATTGCTTTTAATAGAAGCCACGTAGGAAGCAAGAGAGGACCGTTCAGTTGAAAAGGTGTGTCTCTGTGATCACCAGGTCTTTGTTTAAAGACATGACCTTGATCCTGCCTCATTTTAGCTAAGTTCTGTGACAAAATTTTCATTCGACTTAACTGGGAAGAGGTGGGATCAGGCCAGGTACTGTAGCAGCAAAGACCATGCTGACCTGAGGAGTGGAGCTCCTGGCAGTGAGAGTGCCAGCTGCCCCGTTGGGTTGTAGTACAGCTCTGCCATGGATGGGGCACCCAGGCTGTCCCacggaggagcttgccaaggTTGGTTCAGGCCTGCCTCTGATGGCCAACTCCTCTGCTCCAAAAACTAAGTGGCTGCTGGTGGTACCATAAGAAGGCTTATAGCGTGCCTCCATGGGTTTCCTGTGAGCGTCCTCTCCCCCTTGGTGGCATACAGCCACCATGAAGAACAAGCTCAAACCAAAAAGACAATCCAAgcattttagcaaaaaaaagaaaacaaacgcaaaacagaaacaacaacTCGCTACCAATGTAAAGTTCTTGCATTGAACTAAAATACGATCCCTCTCTCATTAGAGGTCTGATTCATCAATGGGAACCAAACATATAGATCTACATCCTTGAATGTCTCAGTCAACATATCACCTCAGCATGCATacagttttatttgtattcatttgTTCTGAGGGGAAGATTGTATATTCCCCTTGTTTAGTCAAtgaaaactgggggggggggggggggggcaagctGTGGGTGGGAGGGATTTTTGTATAAggcataacatttttttcctctgtgtgtgaaGATTTTATGTGTTCATCTACTGATTTCACATGCTattattgtaaatatttaacatttctatttattatagtgtctccatttaaaaaaagaacactgcTGGCTATGATAATTTAAACGTACATTATGACCTGTGTTGTATATATTCATGCCACtagtatggggtttttttatgtttaaagcTGCATAAATATAGTTTTATACAGTTCCATAATGTTATTGACAGCataaatcatttatttattgttaaaCCTTCTTTCATATCTAACAAATAGGGTGCGT
This region includes:
- the STC2 gene encoding stanniocalcin-2, producing the protein MCAELRGKLLALALLLASARAAAGTEATHPPEGPQDRTPQQKGRLSLQNTAEIQHCLVNAGDVGCGVFECFENNSCEIRGLHEICMTFLHNAGKFDAQGKSFIKDALKCKAHALRHKFSCISRKCPAIKEMVFQLQRECYLKHDLCSAAKENVQVIVEMIHFKDLLQHEPYVDLVNILLTCGEEVKKAITRSVQAQCEQNWGSLCSILSFCTSAVHGDAILGPEKKPGEASKAAAGRGDMLAHSDSDHRESSRASKGERGTKGHLNAHARVKAGGHGPKGAHGIMDRADELSDFSDIRR